One Denticeps clupeoides chromosome 10, fDenClu1.1, whole genome shotgun sequence genomic window carries:
- the suv39h1a gene encoding histone-lysine N-methyltransferase SUV39H1-A: MALRAKMAQHLNGCSVACKVSWGDLQALCRRAKVVCKELEVTKNNFNDYEVEYITNYRKKNGKELFLVKWKGYHDSENTWEPRKNLKCPKLLKQFWRDVDTALQKQKKPRHPAELDHKTAAYVVQKARHRQRLSCWEAHLNKTCRQEGRIFVQNEVDMDGPPRDFTYINDYRVGEGVELGTTAAGCRCEDCFAHPVKGCCPGSSGHRPAYNDRSQVRVRPGLPIYECNARCGCGPDCPNRVVQRGIRYDLCIFKTDNGRGWGVRTLERICKNAFVMEYVGEIITTEEAEKRGEAYDRQGATYLFDLDYVDDVFTVDAAHYGNISHFVNHSCNPNLQVYNVFIDNLDERLPRIAFFATRSIRAGEELTFDYKMQTDPVDAESTKMDMSLAALETPSKKRIRVECKCGYESCRKYLFSCGQ; encoded by the exons ATGGCGCTGCGGGCAAAGATGGCGCAACATTTGAACG GCTGCTCCGTCGCCTGCAAAGTGTCGTGGGGCGACCTGCAGGCGCTCTGCCGCCGGGCGAAGGTGGTCTGCAAGGAGCTGGAAGTCACCAAGAACAACTTCAACGACTACGAGGTGGAGTACATCACCAATTACAGGAAGAAGAAC GGAAAGGAGTTGTTCCTGGTCAAGTGGAAGGGGTATCACGACTCGGAGAACACGTGGGAGCCGCGGAAGAACCTGAAGTGCCCGAAGCTGTTGAAGCAGTTCTGGCGAGATGTGGACACGGCGCTGCAGAAGCAGAAGAAGCCACGCCACCCCGCAGAGCTGGACCACAAGACCGCCGCCTACGTCGTCCAGAAAGCCAGGCACCGTCAGAGGCTGTCGTGCTGGGAGGCCCATCTGAACAAAACGTGCCGCCAAGAGGGACGCATCTTTGTCCAGAACGAGGTGGACATGGACGGACCTCCCAGAGACTTCACCTACATCAACGATTACCGAGtcggggagggggtggagctcGGCACCACGGCCGCGGGCTGTCGGTGCGAGGACTGCTTCGCCCATCCCGTCAAAGGCTGCTGCCCGGGCTCCTCCGGCCACCGGCCGGCGTACAACGACCGGTCGCAGGTGCGAGTGCGCCCGGGCCTGCCCATCTACGAGTGCAACGCCCGCTGCGGCTGCGGGCCCGACTGCCCCAACCGGGTGGTGCAGCGGGGCATCCGGTACGACCTCTGCATCTTCAAGACCGACAATGGGCGGGGCTGGGGCGTGCGCACCCTGGAGCGCATCTGcaagaacgcgttcgtcatggAGTACGTCGGAGAG ATCATCACCACAGAGGAGGCTGAGAAGCGAGGCGAGGCTTACGACCGGCAGGGAGCCACGTACCTGTTTGACCTTGACTACGTGGACGATGTCTTCACGGTGGATGCCGCCCACTACGGCAACATCTCCCATTTTGTCAACCACAGC TGTAATCCAAACCTGCAAGTATATAATGTTTTCATTGACAATCTGGATGAGCGACTCCCACGGATCGCTTTCTTTGCAACTCGGAGCATCAGGGCAGGGGAGGAGCTGACCTTTGACTACAAAATGCAGA CTGATCCGGTCGACGCAGAAAGCACAAAAATGGACATGAGCTTGGCAGCGCTGGAGACGCCTTCGAAAAAACGGATCCGCGTGGAGTGCAAATGTGGCTACGAGTCCTGTCGCAAATACCTGTTCTCCTGTGGACAGTGA
- the porcnl gene encoding porcupine O-acyltransferase like yields the protein MATFTRWEFLQELLLGCALPTAQQGLEQVWQLLLVCLLCRLACRAGVPVYMKHLFTSAGGLYVLYQFFEFHMMWVVLLGLLCYVVLFLCGHSSSRGTFLSLVILIYMLLGELHMIDAETWRKMRGSQMVVAMKTISLAFDLDRGVIPTLPSPLEFMAYICFAGNVIFGPWISFTSQRAAMEGRKMSFPWLFKIAGSWVKCQLCLVVSTCVAPYLFPYFIPLYGEELMLRWLHAYENAVSFHYSNYFVSYLSESTATLAGAGFTDLKDNVKWDMAVSRPLNVELPRSMVEVVTSWNLPMSRWLNTYVFKSAVRLGTFPAILVTYTASALLHGLSFHLGAVLLSLGFITYVEHVLRKRLAAIFSACILSKSCRPDCTHENKKCWWVYGINVTFSALAIFHLTYLGSLFDTDMDNMSAEQGYMASHTIQKWAELNWASHWVMFGCWAFYWLI from the exons ATGGCGACCTTCACCAGGTGGGAGTTCCTGCAGGAACTGCTGCTGGGCTGCGCACTGCCCACCGCCCAGCAGGGCCTGGAGCAGGTCTGGCAGCTGCTGCTGGTCTGTCTGCTTTGTCGACTGGCCTGCAGGGCAG GCGTGCCCGTCTACATGAAGCACCTGTTCACTTCAGCCGGTGGGCTGTATGTGCTCTACCAGTTCTTTGAGTTTCACATGATGTGGGTGGTGCTGCTGGGTCTCCTCTGCTACGTTGTCCTCTTCTTGTGCGGCCACTCCAGCAGCAGGGGAACCTTCCTCTCCCTCGTCATCCTCATTTACATGCTCCTGGG CGAGTTGCATATGATAGATGCTGAAACATGGCGAAAAATGAGAG GTTCGCAGATGGTGGTGGCCATGAAGACCATCTCCCTGGCGTTTGATTTGGACCGAGGTGTTATTCCTACACTCCCCTCACCTCTGGAGTTCATGGCGTACATTTGCTTTGCtggaaatgtaatatttggtcCGTGGATTAGCTTCACGAGCCAGAGGGCAGCGATGGAGGGCCGTAAAATG AGTTTTCCCTGGCTGTTTAAGATTGCTGGAAGCTGGGTCAAGTGTCAGCTCTGCTTGGTCGTGTCCACTTGTGTTGCCCCTTACCTCTTCCCCTACTTCATACCACTCTACGGTGAAGAGCTTATGCTCAG ATGGCTCCATGCCTATGAGAACGCAGTGTCCTTCCACTACAGCAACTACTTTGTGAGCTACCTCAGTGAGTCCACCGCCACCCTGGCAGGAGCAGGCTTTACTGATCTCAAGGACAATGTCAAGTG GGACATGGCGGTCTCTCGGCCCCTCAACGTGGAATTGCCCAGGTCAATGGTGGAGGTTGTGACATCCTGGAATTTGCCCATGTCTCGCTGGTTAAATACAT ATGTGTTCAAAAGTGCCGTCAGGCTGGGAACATTTCCTGCCATTTTAGTAACCTACACAGCCAGCGCATTGTTGCAC GGTCTAAGCTTCCATCTTGGGGCTGTGCTACTGTCTCTGGGCTTCATCACCTACGTAGAGCACG TGCTGAGAAAAAGACTAGCTGCTATATTCAGTGCCTGCATCCTGTCCAAAAGCTGTCGACCTGACTGCACTCATGAGAACAAGAAG TGTTGGTGGGTGTATGGTATAAATGTGACCTTCAGTGCTCTGGCCATATTCCACCTGACATACCTGGGGTCGCTGTTTGATACTGACATGGACAACATGAGTGCAGAACAG GGATATATGGCCAGTCACACCATTCAGAAGTGGGCCGAGTTAAACTGGGCGAGTCACTGGGTCATGTTCGGCTGCTGGGCGTTCTACTGGCTCATATAA
- the gpr173 gene encoding putative G-protein coupled receptor 173 — MANGNESSEGPGNPLAAVVATTEGMVDGGSSSAVPTYIKLVLLGLIICISLVGNLVVSLLVLRDRALHKAPYYFLLDLCLADTIRSAVCFPFVLVSIKNGSAWTYSVLSCKVVAFMAVLFCFHAAFMLFCISVTRYMAIAHHRFYSKRMTFWTCVAVVCMVWTLSVAMAFPPVFDVGTYKFIREEDQCIFEHRYFKANDTLGFMLMLAVLILATHIVYMKLLLFEYKHRKMKPVQMVPAISQNWTFHGPGATGQAAANWIAGFGRGPMPPTLLGIRQNLHNQNRRLLGMEEFKAEKQLGRMFYVITLFFLVLWSPYIVACYWRVFVKACTIPHRYLSTTVWMSFAQAGVNPIICFLLNKDLKKGLMAHLPPCCRTKPQLPREPYCVM, encoded by the coding sequence ATGGCTAATGGCAACGAGAGCAGCGAAGGGCCTGGCAACCCCCTGGCTGCCGTGGTGGCCACGACCGAGGGCATGGTGGACGGAGGCTCGTCATCTGCTGTGCCTACCTACATCAAGTTGGTCCTTCTTGGGCTGATTATCTGCATTAGCCTAGTCGGCAACCTGGTGGTCTCCTTGCTGGTCTTACGGGACAGGGCCTTGCACAAGGCCCCCTATTACTTCCTGCTGGACCTCTGCCTGGCTGATACCATCCGCTCAGCCGTCTGCTTCCCGTTCGTCTTGGTGTCCATCAAGAACGGTTCTGCCTGGACCTACAGCGTGCTGAGCTGCAAGGTGGTTGCCTTCATGGCTGTTCTCTTCTGCTTCCACGCTGCATTCATGCTGTTCTGCATTAGCGTCACTCGGTACATGGCCATAGCACACCACCGCTTTTACTCCAAGCGAATGACATTCTGGACCTGTGTTGCGGTGGTTTGCATGGTCTGGACACTGTCGGTTGCCATGGCGTTCCCGCCCGTCTTTGATGTGGGCACTTACAAGTTCATCCGCGAAGAGGACCAATGCATCTTCGAGCACCGCTACTTCAAGGCCAACGATACACTGGGCTTCATGTTGATGCTGGCTGTGTTGATTCTGGCAACGCACATAGTATACATGAAGCTCCTGCTCTTTGAGTACAAGCACCGCAAGATGAAGCCTGTCCAGATGGTGCCTGCCATTAGCCAGAACTGGACCTTCCATGGGCCCGGAGCCACCGGTCAGGCAGCAGCCAACTGGATTGCAGGATTTGGCCGTGGTCCCATGCCGCCCACCCTGCTGGGCATCCGGCAGAACTTGCACAACCAGAACCGCCGCTTGCTGGGCATGGAAGAGTTCAAAGCGGAGAAACAGCTTGGCAGGATGTTCTATGTGATCACCCTGTTTTTCCTGGTGCTTTGGTCACCATACATTGTGGCCTGCTACTGGCGGGTCTTTGTGAAGGCGTGCACTATACCCCACCGATACCTTTCCACCACAGTGTGGATGAGCTTTGCCCAGGCTGGAGTAAACCCCATTATCTGCTTCCTCCTCAACAAGGACCTGAAGAAGGGTCTGATGGCTCACCTGCCTCCTTGTTGTAGGACTAAACCTCAATTGCCCCGCGAGCCTTATTGCGTCATGTAA
- the LOC114798612 gene encoding organic solute transporter subunit alpha has translation MERRSNCTWIGAEIPLSSEFFKVIQNELWLFLIPAGLALVLLALFLEELGFFLRNLPSTRRRRLCLWILGMYPVFGLTSITALYIPRSSSFCNFIAALYHSITLLKFMGLITDFFGGKGRMLDVLAGEQVSPNPFPCCCCCCFPMISISRSSLGWMMAAVLQLSVVRTILFFLTLVLWTDKQYDYGHVDSLNPNMYVNAIIGVSTFFSFYGYLLFYKATKSALHGYGLRAKFICIIVVLVLCGLQSGILETMGALNVVPCSPPFSALMRSQLIYHYCVIVEMFCISLFARNIFRKVEPTTDEGFGVEGLQLEKSVQTEEVLPLAVQLSTSSEDQWIGWTAGSASNPGYNSDSEESLCRIEHAPLDRFPFPLTSRHTEETNEGKASTEDLELSTVTVTAQINYDKGSNATVV, from the exons ATGGAAAGAAGAAGCAACTGTACCTGGATTGGCGCTGAGATCCCCCTGTCCTCAGAGTTCTTCAAAG TCATTCAGAATGAGCTCTGGCTGTTCCTCATCCCTGCTGGACTGGCATTAGTGCTGCTGGCCCTGTTCCTAGAGGAGCTTGGCTTCTTCCTCCGGAATCTTCCCTCCACCAGACGCAGGCGCCTGTGCTTGTGGATACTGGGAATGTACCCT GTCTTTGGGTTGACTTCCATTACCGCTCTGTATATTCCACGCTCCTCTTCGTTTTGTAATTTCATTGCGGCTTT ATATCATTCCATCACGTTATTGAAGTTCATGGGGCTCATAACAGACTTCTTCGGTGGAAAGGGCCGAATGCTGGACGTGTTGGCCGGAGAGCAGGTTTCTCCCAACCCGTTtccctgttgctgctgctgctgcttccccATGATCTCCATCAGCAG GTCAAGTTTAGGCTGGATGAtggcggcggttctccagctcTCAGTTGTGAGAACCATCCTGTTCTTTCTCACCCTCGTCCTGTGGACAGACAAACAGTATGACTACGGCCAT GTAGATTCACTTAACCCAAACATGTATGTGAACGCTATTATAGGAGTCTCCACCTTCTTCTCTTTCTATGGATACCTGCTGTTTTACAAAGCTACTAAAAGTGCCTTGCATGGATATGGTCTGAGGGCCAAGTTCATCTGCATTATTGTGGTCTTGGTCCTCTGTGGACTTCAGAGTGGCATTCTTGAGACCATGGGTGCTCTGAACGTTGTTCCCTGTTCACCACCTTTCTCAGCGCTCATGAGGTCTCAGT TAATCTACCACTACTGTGTTATTGTGGAGATGTTCTGTATCAGTCTCTTTGCTCGAAACATATTCCGCAAGGTAGAGCCGACCACAGATGAAGGGTTTGGAGTTGAGGGCCTACAGCTGGAGAAGTCTGTTCAAACCGAGGAGGTTTTGCCCCTTGCGGTGCAGCTCAGCACATCATCTGAAGACCAGTGGATTGGTTGGACTGCAGGTAGTGCATCCAACCCAGGCTACAACAGTGACAGTGAGGAAAGCCTTTGTCGAATTGAACATGCACCACTGGACCGGTTCCCTTTTCCATTGACATCTAGACACACAGAGGAGACGAACGAGGGAAAGGCCTCCACAGAGGACTTGGAGCTGTCCACGGTAACCGTTACGGCTCAGATCAATTATGATAAGGGTAGCAATGCCACTGTGGTGTAG